The Natrinema saccharevitans genome includes the window GTCCCGCCGTCGAGGCCGTCGGCCTGCTGAGTACGCTCTTCGGCGAGGAAATCGACCGGTCGGCCGAGACGATCTCGGCCGCGCAGGATCGCCTCGAGGAAGTCTACGCCGTCCGGGACGCCCTTACGGCGGCCGCCGCGGGGCCGGTCCGGGCGATGCACGACGTGACCGAGGGCGGCCTCGCCGGCGCGCTGAACGAGATGGCCGACGGCGCGGGCGTCCGGTTTTCGATCGACCGCGACGCCGTCCCGTTGCGCCCCGGCGTCCGCGAGGTCTGTGACGCCCTCGAGATCGATCCCTGGGCGGCGACCAGCTGTGGCTCGCTCCTGATCGCGGTCGACCCCGACGGCGTCGCCGACGTCCGCGAGGCGCTCACGGATCGGGGGACGCCGGTCGCCGAGATCGGCCGGGTCGAGGCGCTCGAGGACGACGGCGGCGAGGTGCTGGTCGACGGGGACCGGCTCGCGCACCCGAACGCCGATCCGTCGTGGGACGCCTACGCGGAGCTGGCCGCCGCGGCGAGCGACGGCTCGTAATCACGAGAGAACGATCAACTCGGCGGTTTCCGTCTCGGTACCGAAGACGTTCGTTGTCACGAACAGCTTCGAGTCGGCCGCGGTGACGAAGCCGACCGCGCCGGTGGGTTCGTACTCGAACCGGAGGTGGCGGGTTCGGTACGATCGAACCCCGATTC containing:
- a CDS encoding AIR synthase family protein, encoding MSDLGKIDRAFFDRHIAPNLGADRDDVALGPTHGVDFGVLDIGDRALVTATDPLSILPALGLERAARFALDLVLADVAVSGVPPSHLSICFTLPESMTDEEFATVWETIHAECADLGVAVVTGHTARYADPSHPWVGAATAMGVGDHGDIVRPDGARPGDRLLLTNGPAVEAVGLLSTLFGEEIDRSAETISAAQDRLEEVYAVRDALTAAAAGPVRAMHDVTEGGLAGALNEMADGAGVRFSIDRDAVPLRPGVREVCDALEIDPWAATSCGSLLIAVDPDGVADVREALTDRGTPVAEIGRVEALEDDGGEVLVDGDRLAHPNADPSWDAYAELAAAASDGS